The Arachis duranensis cultivar V14167 chromosome 2, aradu.V14167.gnm2.J7QH, whole genome shotgun sequence genome has a window encoding:
- the LOC107474669 gene encoding carboxyl-terminal-processing peptidase 3, chloroplastic, with protein MKNLCLNFDCNKLSIPPKPNSVFLVPPPPCRLWFPTWNRNKVNNQKTRKLSVSVSLKEQWLESAAKHAFGFGVSATFFFSIFCDSPSALAESLTVAFPVSRAPEVNAVQRTLVEAWGLIRETFVDPTYNHQDWDLKLQQTMVEMFPLNSADAAYTKIRGMLSTLGDPFTRIISPKEYQGFRIGSDGNLQGVGLFINIEPRTGHLVVLSCIEGSPAARAGIHQGDELVEINGERLDGLDSEAAAQRLRGNAGTTVTVKVKDSVKKSSIREVKLPRENIKLSPISSAIIPHRLPTGQFTKTGYVKLSAFSQTAAEDMKNAIQELENQGVHSYILDLRNNPGGLVKAGLDVAQMWLDGDETLVNTIDRNGNMLPITMVDGHAITHDPLVVIVNEGSASASEILAGALHDNGRAILVGHKTFGKGKIQSVTELHDGSALFVTVAKYLSPALHDIDQVGITPDIQCTTEMLNSAMEASAKNNNSNKKNSVSSLEADSCIMVAEHELDMKESKGTAS; from the exons atgaagaatctTTGTCTGAACTTCGATTGCAACAAACTTTCAATTCCACCAAAGCCTAATTCGGTGTTTTTGGTTCCTCCGCCTCCTTGTAGGTTGTGGTTTCCGACATGGAATAGGAACAAAGTCAACAATCAGAAGACGAGGAAGTTATCAGTTTCGGTGTCGTTGAAGGAGCAATGGCTTGAATCTGCGGCAAAACACGCTTTTGGATTCGGCGTTTCggcaactttttttttctctatattCTGTGATTCGCCTTCGGCTCTTGCTGAATCTCTCACCGTTGCTTTTCCCGTTTCACGTGCACCTGAG GTAAATGCAGTTCAGAGAACCCTTGTGGAAGCATGGGGTTTAATTCGCGAAACGTTTGTTGATCCTACATATAATCACCAAG ATTGGGATTTGAAGTTGCAGCAAACCATGGTGGAAATGTTTCCCTTGAACTCAGCTGATGCAGCATACACAAAAATCAGAGGAATGCTTTCTACCCTTGGCGATCCATTCACTCGGATTATCAGTCCAAAG GAATACCAAGGATTTAGAATTGGAAGTGATGGGAACTTACAAGGAGTAGGCCTCTTCATAAATATTGAACCAAGAACTGGACATTTG GTTGTTTTATCCTGCATTGAAGGCAGTCCAGCCGCTCGTGCTGGTATTCATCAAGGGGATGAGCTGGTTGAGATAAATG GGGAGAGGCTTGATGGCCTTGATAGTGAAGCTGCAGCACAGAGGCTTCGAGGGAATGCTGGAACCACCGTTACAGTAAAG GTGAAAGACTCGGTGAAAAAATCTTCCATCCGAGAG GTTAAACTTCCGCGCGAGAACATTAAGCTCTCTCCAATATCAAGTGCCATCATCCCTCATAGATTACCAACTGGCCAATTCACAAAAACTGGCTACGTAAAATTGTCCGCATTCTCTCAG ACTGCTGCTGAAGACATGAAGAATGCCATTCAAGAATTGGAAAATCAAGGAGTACACTCATACATACTAGATTTACGAAACAATCCG GGTGGCTTGGTAAAAGCTGGCCTTGATGTTGCCCAGATGTGGTTGGATGGGGACGAGACTCTAGTGAATACCATCGATAGAAACGGGAACATGTTACCGATTACCATGGTCGATGGACATGCTATAACTCATGATCCACTTGTGGTTATT GTCAACGAGGGAAGTGCAAGTGCTAGCGAGATTTTAGCTGGTGCATTACACGATAATGGTCGAGCTATTCTCGTGGGGCACAAGACATTTGGTAAAGGAAAGATTCAG AGCGTCACGGAGCTTCATGACGGATCAGCCCTCTTTGTAACCGTCGCAAAATATCTATCGCCGGCACTTCATGACATAGACCAGGTCGGCATAACGCCGGACATACAATGCACAACAGAGATGCTCAATTCGGCCATGGAAGCTTCGGCGAAAAATAACAATagtaacaagaaaaactcaGTTTCATCCCTTGAAGCAGATTCATGCATTATGGTAGCAGAACATGAATTGGATATGAAGGAGTCAAAAGGAACTGCTTCTTGA
- the LOC107474684 gene encoding uncharacterized protein LOC107474684 produces MTKEGEPKAVHVAEELKEEKPQEKARSTLLHTPLVAQEPEVPHPQKPQEETKDDKFTQFLEIFKKLHINISFAEVFEKMPPYTAFMKSKLSEKKVLKGDETVVLTKERNALIQRKLPKKMPDPGSFLILCTIGTIIFEKALCDLGSSINLMYLSMMKKLGIQKAHETRINLQMADKSMRQVYGLVENVLVKVEDLFLPADFVILDMGIQMIPSS; encoded by the coding sequence ATGACCAAGGAGGGCGAGCCTAAGGCGGTGCATGTTGCTGAGGAACTAAAGGAAGAAAAGCCTCAAGAAAAGGCGAGAAGCACATTGTTACACACCCCATTGGTGGCACAGGAGCCTGAAGTACCACACCCTCAGAAGCCTCAAGAGGAGACCAAGGATGATAAGTTCACTCAATTCTTGGAAATCTTTAAAAAGTTGCACATTAATATTTCTTTTGCCGAGGTGTTTGAGAAGATGCCTCCCTATACGGCCTTCATGAAAAGCAAACTCTCTGAGAAGAAGGTCTTGAAGGGAGATGAAACTGTGGTCTTGACCAAGGAGCGTAATGCACTGATTCAGAGGAAGCTACCCAAGAAGATGCCAGACCCTGGAAGCTTTTTGATCCTCTGTACCATAGGGACTATTATATTTGAGAAAGCACTGTGTGATCTTGGctcaagcataaatctgatgTATCTGTCTATGATGAAGAAGCTGGGAATCCAAAAGGCTCATGAAACAAGGATAAACCTACAAATGGCTGACAAGTCTATGAGGCAGGTATATGGGCTAGTGGAAAATGTACTGGTCAAGGTTGAAGACCTCTTTCTCCCTGCGGACTTTGTGATACTTGACATGGGGATACAAATGAttccatcatcctag